ACCTTGTACGGAAGCTTGCTCGCAAGCTCTTTCACTTCCGAATATTTGCGTCCGATAAGACGTTTTGCCGAAAAAATCGTGTTAGTAGGATTCGTTATCGCCTGACGTTTTGCCGCCTGACCAACCAATCTTTCGCCCGATTTTGTAAATGCCACAACCGAAGGGGTCGTTCTGCCGCCTTCGCGATTAGGAATAACGGTACTTTCGCCGCCTTCCATTACAGCCATACAGGAATTTGTCGTTCCCAAGTCGATACCTAATATTTTACTCATATGCCTCTTTTAAAGCACGCCCCGTGCCAGTTTGGGGAAGTCCCGCGCTTTGCGCCGAAACCATTTTTGTAATTAGCAACTTGCAATTTCACATTTACCGCCTGCTCCCGCCGCCCGAAAGCCCGCCGTCCGCCGAGTGAGACATTATGGCACACGCCCCCGCGCGATTGTCCCACACGGGACACGCCCGTGCGCACTATAATAAAAGAGCGGCAACCGCGCAAACGGAAGCCGCCCAAAACCGGATACCGACTGTTTTAATACGAGAGCCTGCGGACAAGCATGAACGCCTCCGCCGCCCGCATGCCCGAAATCGCCCCGCGGACAATCGCGAGCGACTTCAACGCCTCTATGCTGCGCACGTCGGGAAAATATTTCAGCTGGCTCTGGTACGCCTCGACCGCTTTGAGTTTCAGTTCGAGGAAGTCGTAAATTTCGTTGAAGACGTTGGGGAGGAAACCGCCCTCTACGCATTCAATGTTCCAGTGCGTTTCGGAAAGCGTTTCGTACATGAGAACCTCCTTGATGTTTCTGCCGAACTCGGTGCAAGTGCGGGCGGCGACCTGCGCGGCGTAGACAATTTCGCGGTGGTCTTTGTGGAGGTCGTTGATAAACGGAATGTAGAGAATGTCGGGCTGAACCTCTTTGACGACGTCCACCACAACCCTGTTTACCTTGTACATAGGCTCGTCGTGGAGAAGCACGTTGGGGAGGTCGCGGTAGAGGACGTTTTTGTAGTCTACGCCCAAGATTTCCATAGCCTTTTTCGTTTCGGCGCGGATTTCGGGCTTGTTGGGTTTCATCACGGGATTGTCGTCGCCAATCGACGTGAGAACCGAAACGAAAACTTCGTCGCCCCGCGCCACGTGTTTGGCCATCGACGCGCCCACTCCGAGCGTTTCGTCGTCGTTGTGGGGGGCAAGTACGAGAACTCTTTTTTTCATCAAATCTATCTCCAATTATCTTTCAGCCACTGCGGCGTGCGGACGTGCCTGATTATGCCCTTCAAGCCCTTCGTCTTGCCCGCCATTGCCTGGTCGGGAGTGGGATTGCCGTGGAAGACGACCATCTTGGCGTCGGGCGGAAGAATCGGGTCGCAAAAATAGCAGAGCGGGAAGGGGCGCATGCAGTTGTATTTGAAGCTCGGCATCCACTTTTTCGGCCAGAATTTGAGCTTGCCCGCTTTCGAGAGAACGTCGGTTACATAAGCCTGCTCGTGGCGGTAGTTCGCCTTAACCTCGGACATGTGCGACATAAAATAGTCGTACAAATCGCGGTTTTTACCCGCCTCGAAGCGGTATACGCCCGTTTCGCCGACGCCGTGTTTTTTGGACGGACG
The Opitutia bacterium KCR 482 genome window above contains:
- a CDS encoding PIG-L deacetylase family protein, whose amino-acid sequence is MKKRVLVLAPHNDDETLGVGASMAKHVARGDEVFVSVLTSIGDDNPVMKPNKPEIRAETKKAMEILGVDYKNVLYRDLPNVLLHDEPMYKVNRVVVDVVKEVQPDILYIPFINDLHKDHREIVYAAQVAARTCTEFGRNIKEVLMYETLSETHWNIECVEGGFLPNVFNEIYDFLELKLKAVEAYQSQLKYFPDVRSIEALKSLAIVRGAISGMRAAEAFMLVRRLSY
- a CDS encoding glycosyltransferase; its protein translation is MAEYTVISMKWGDKYGPEYVNRLYNMTARNLTLPFKFICFTDNGAGLDKNIEVRPLPEMDLPPDRERGWRKLSTFRDDIGLSGRVLFLDLDTVIVGNIDEYFKIDGEFFVIEHWRPSKKHGVGETGVYRFEAGKNRDLYDYFMSHMSEVKANYRHEQAYVTDVLSKAGKLKFWPKKWMPSFKYNCMRPFPLCYFCDPILPPDAKMVVFHGNPTPDQAMAGKTKGLKGIIRHVRTPQWLKDNWR